A stretch of the Bradyrhizobium sp. CCBAU 53351 genome encodes the following:
- a CDS encoding DUF1330 domain-containing protein, translated as MAKGYWIGRVDVSSDEGYKPYAVANGPIFKKWGGRFVVRGGKFTTVEGASRTRNVVIEFPDYETAIACYNSPEYQANIKVRQPHSVADLIIIEGYDGPQPQDG; from the coding sequence ATGGCAAAGGGCTACTGGATCGGGCGCGTCGACGTGAGCAGTGACGAGGGTTACAAGCCCTACGCCGTCGCCAACGGTCCGATCTTCAAGAAATGGGGCGGCCGCTTCGTCGTCCGCGGCGGCAAGTTCACCACCGTCGAAGGCGCCAGCCGCACCCGCAACGTCGTGATCGAATTCCCCGACTACGAGACCGCGATCGCCTGCTACAATTCGCCGGAATACCAGGCCAACATCAAGGTGCGCCAGCCGCACTCGGTCGCCGATCTCATCATCATCGAGGGCTATGACGGCCCGCAGCCGCAGGACGGCTGA
- the pyrF gene encoding orotidine-5'-phosphate decarboxylase, translated as MTPAEIAPKDRLIVALDLPSVDAAEATINRLGDSVTFYKIGYRLAYAGGLPLVGKLADKGKKVFLDLKLHDIGNTVTQGVESITRLGATFLTVHAYPQTMKGAVEGRGNSSLKILAVTVLTSYNDDDLHAAGFRLGVSELVEARAQQAQVLGVDGLVSSPEEAAALRKIVGHQMCLVTPGIRPAGSSTGDQKRIMTPGRAIAAGADYLVVGRPVVEAADPRAIADAIQAEIAQALG; from the coding sequence ATGACGCCAGCCGAGATCGCTCCAAAAGACCGCCTGATCGTCGCGCTCGATCTGCCCAGCGTCGATGCCGCGGAGGCGACGATCAACCGTCTCGGCGACAGCGTCACCTTCTACAAGATCGGCTATCGCCTCGCTTATGCCGGCGGATTGCCGCTGGTCGGCAAGCTCGCCGACAAGGGCAAGAAGGTCTTTCTCGATCTCAAGCTGCACGACATCGGCAACACCGTGACGCAAGGCGTCGAGAGCATCACCAGGCTCGGCGCCACCTTCCTGACCGTGCACGCCTATCCGCAGACCATGAAGGGCGCGGTCGAGGGCCGCGGCAATTCGAGCCTGAAGATCCTCGCGGTCACGGTGCTGACCTCCTATAACGACGACGATCTGCATGCGGCAGGTTTCCGGCTCGGCGTCTCCGAGCTGGTCGAGGCGCGCGCGCAGCAGGCGCAGGTGCTTGGCGTCGACGGGCTGGTGTCCTCGCCGGAGGAAGCTGCAGCGCTCCGCAAGATCGTCGGCCACCAGATGTGCCTCGTCACACCGGGCATCCGGCCCGCCGGCTCGTCGACCGGCGACCAGAAGCGCATCATGACGCCGGGCCGCGCGATCGCCGCCGGCGCCGATTATCTCGTCGTCGGGCGTCCGGTCGTGGAAGCCGCTGATCCCAGGGCCATCGCAGACGCCATTCAGGCCGAGATCGCGCAGGCGCTGGGCTGA